The Onychomys torridus chromosome 4, mOncTor1.1, whole genome shotgun sequence genome includes a window with the following:
- the Ppp1r14d gene encoding protein phosphatase 1 regulatory subunit 14D: MLSSSPASCTSPNPDRDNPDKKVHWASERRRRTSSTDSESKTHLDISKLPRSRRPSRLTVKYDRGHLQRWLEMEQWVDAQVQELFQGQEAPSEPEIDLEALMELSTEEQRTQLEAILQDCPCDREPFISELLSQLKKLRRLSRPSK, encoded by the exons ATGCTGTCCTCAAGTCCTGCTTCCTGTACATCTCCCAACCCTGACAGAGACAACCCAGACAAGAAGGTCCACTGGGCTtctgagaggagaaggagaacgTCATCCACAGACTCAGAATCAAAGACTCACTTGGACATTTCTAAGTTGCCCAGGTCCCGGAGACCCAGCCGGCTGACGGTGAAGTATGACCGAGGTCATCTGCAGCGCTGGCTGGAGATGGAGCAGTGGGTAGATGCTCAGGTTCAGGAGCTATTCCAG GGTCAAGAAGCTCCTTCTGAGCCTGAGATTGATCTGGAAGCTCTCATGGAACTATCCACAGAGGAGCAGAGGACTCAGTTGGAG GCCATTCTCCAAGACTGCCCCTGTGACAGAGAG CCTTTCATCTCTGAGCTGCTCAGTCAACTCAAGAAGCTTCGGAGACTCAGCAGGCCTTCGAAATAA
- the Zfyve19 gene encoding abscission/NoCut checkpoint regulator isoform X2, which translates to MESRCYGCAVKFTLFKKEYGCKNCGRAFCNGCLSFSALVPRAGNTQQKVCKQCHTVLTRGSSDNSSKWSPPQNYKKRVAALEAKKKPSTLQSQGLTPQDQAIADRLARLRQENKPKSVPSQAEIEARLTALKGEVQGSIPSTEEMENRLAALQGRVLPSHTARAAHQAPDTRTQAQQTQDLLTQLAAEVAIDESWERRSPVPSLQNDLNKGGTRNQHTDSRGQASPSLEKEKSRLLAEAAVELREENTRQERFLALAKRLAVLQGQDPNRVTLQDYHLPDSDEEEDEETAIQRVLKQLTEEAALDEACGFNIPVEAAPRPRAQASRAETEAEEEELPWCCICNEDATLRCAGCDGDLYCARCFREGHDNFDLKEHRTSAYHPRTAGREH; encoded by the exons TACGGCTGTAAGAACTGCGGTCGGGCCTTCTGTAATGGCTGTCTTAGCTTCAGCGCTCTGGTGCCTCGGGCTGGCAACACTCAACAGAAAGTCTGCAAGCAGTGCCACACAGTCCTGACCAG AGGATCTTCTGACAATTCCTCCAAGTGGTCGCCACCTCAGAACTACAAGAA GCGTGTGGCAGCCTTGGAAGCCAAGAAAAAGCCCAGCACCCTCCAGAGCCAGGGCCTAACTCCACAAGACCAAGCCATCGCTGACCGCCTAGCGCGGCTCCGTCAGGAAAACAAGCCCA AGTCGGTGCCCTCACAAGCCGAGATAGAGGCGCGACTAACCGCACTGAAGGGTGAAGTCCAGGGCTCCATCCCTTCcacagaggagatggagaatCGGCTTGCAGCGTTACAGGGCAGAGTGCTACCTTCTCACACTGCGAGAGCG GCACACCAGGCACCAGACACCAGGACCCAGGCTCAGCAGACACAGGATCTGCTCACACAGCTGGCAGCTGAAGTGGCTATTGATGAAAGCTGGGAACGAAGAAGCCCAG TGCCCTCCCTCCAGAATGACCTCAACAAGGGAGGTACAAGGAACCAGCACACAGATTCCCGGGGGCAGGCCAGCCCATccctggagaaggagaagagcagGTTGCTGGCTGAGGCTGCAGTTGAGCTACGGGAGGAGAACACGAGGCAGGAACGGTTCCTGGCTCTCGCCAAAAGATTGGCTGTACTTCAGGGACAGGACCCCAACAGAG TGACCCTCCAGGACTATCACCTaccagacagtgatgaggaggaggatgaagagacaGCCATCCAGAGAGTCCTGAAGCAG CTCACTGAGGAAGCTGCCCTGGATGAGGCATGTGGCTTTAACATCCCTGTGGAAGCAGCTCCCCGACCCCGGGCCCAAGCCAGCAGGGCAGAGACTGAG gctgaggaagaagagcTCCCCTGGTGCTGTATCTGCAACGAGGATGCTACCCTGCGCTGTGCTGGCTGCGATGGAGACCTCTACTGTGCCCGCTGCTTCCG GGAGGGCCACGATAACTTTGATCTTAAAGAGCATCGGACTTCTGCATACCACCCCCGAACTGCTGGCCGAGAACACTGA
- the Zfyve19 gene encoding abscission/NoCut checkpoint regulator isoform X3 → MVQYGCKNCGRAFCNGCLSFSALVPRAGNTQQKVCKQCHTVLTRGSSDNSSKWSPPQNYKKRVAALEAKKKPSTLQSQGLTPQDQAIADRLARLRQENKPKSVPSQAEIEARLTALKGEVQGSIPSTEEMENRLAALQGRVLPSHTARAAHQAPDTRTQAQQTQDLLTQLAAEVAIDESWERRSPVPSLQNDLNKGGTRNQHTDSRGQASPSLEKEKSRLLAEAAVELREENTRQERFLALAKRLAVLQGQDPNRVTLQDYHLPDSDEEEDEETAIQRVLKQLTEEAALDEACGFNIPVEAAPRPRAQASRAETESLPPGPQAEEEELPWCCICNEDATLRCAGCDGDLYCARCFREGHDNFDLKEHRTSAYHPRTAGREH, encoded by the exons TACGGCTGTAAGAACTGCGGTCGGGCCTTCTGTAATGGCTGTCTTAGCTTCAGCGCTCTGGTGCCTCGGGCTGGCAACACTCAACAGAAAGTCTGCAAGCAGTGCCACACAGTCCTGACCAG AGGATCTTCTGACAATTCCTCCAAGTGGTCGCCACCTCAGAACTACAAGAA GCGTGTGGCAGCCTTGGAAGCCAAGAAAAAGCCCAGCACCCTCCAGAGCCAGGGCCTAACTCCACAAGACCAAGCCATCGCTGACCGCCTAGCGCGGCTCCGTCAGGAAAACAAGCCCA AGTCGGTGCCCTCACAAGCCGAGATAGAGGCGCGACTAACCGCACTGAAGGGTGAAGTCCAGGGCTCCATCCCTTCcacagaggagatggagaatCGGCTTGCAGCGTTACAGGGCAGAGTGCTACCTTCTCACACTGCGAGAGCG GCACACCAGGCACCAGACACCAGGACCCAGGCTCAGCAGACACAGGATCTGCTCACACAGCTGGCAGCTGAAGTGGCTATTGATGAAAGCTGGGAACGAAGAAGCCCAG TGCCCTCCCTCCAGAATGACCTCAACAAGGGAGGTACAAGGAACCAGCACACAGATTCCCGGGGGCAGGCCAGCCCATccctggagaaggagaagagcagGTTGCTGGCTGAGGCTGCAGTTGAGCTACGGGAGGAGAACACGAGGCAGGAACGGTTCCTGGCTCTCGCCAAAAGATTGGCTGTACTTCAGGGACAGGACCCCAACAGAG TGACCCTCCAGGACTATCACCTaccagacagtgatgaggaggaggatgaagagacaGCCATCCAGAGAGTCCTGAAGCAG CTCACTGAGGAAGCTGCCCTGGATGAGGCATGTGGCTTTAACATCCCTGTGGAAGCAGCTCCCCGACCCCGGGCCCAAGCCAGCAGGGCAGAGACTGAG tctctgcctcctgggccccaggctgaggaagaagagcTCCCCTGGTGCTGTATCTGCAACGAGGATGCTACCCTGCGCTGTGCTGGCTGCGATGGAGACCTCTACTGTGCCCGCTGCTTCCG GGAGGGCCACGATAACTTTGATCTTAAAGAGCATCGGACTTCTGCATACCACCCCCGAACTGCTGGCCGAGAACACTGA
- the Zfyve19 gene encoding abscission/NoCut checkpoint regulator isoform X1 encodes MESRCYGCAVKFTLFKKEYGCKNCGRAFCNGCLSFSALVPRAGNTQQKVCKQCHTVLTRGSSDNSSKWSPPQNYKKRVAALEAKKKPSTLQSQGLTPQDQAIADRLARLRQENKPKSVPSQAEIEARLTALKGEVQGSIPSTEEMENRLAALQGRVLPSHTARAAHQAPDTRTQAQQTQDLLTQLAAEVAIDESWERRSPVPSLQNDLNKGGTRNQHTDSRGQASPSLEKEKSRLLAEAAVELREENTRQERFLALAKRLAVLQGQDPNRVTLQDYHLPDSDEEEDEETAIQRVLKQLTEEAALDEACGFNIPVEAAPRPRAQASRAETESLPPGPQAEEEELPWCCICNEDATLRCAGCDGDLYCARCFREGHDNFDLKEHRTSAYHPRTAGREH; translated from the exons TACGGCTGTAAGAACTGCGGTCGGGCCTTCTGTAATGGCTGTCTTAGCTTCAGCGCTCTGGTGCCTCGGGCTGGCAACACTCAACAGAAAGTCTGCAAGCAGTGCCACACAGTCCTGACCAG AGGATCTTCTGACAATTCCTCCAAGTGGTCGCCACCTCAGAACTACAAGAA GCGTGTGGCAGCCTTGGAAGCCAAGAAAAAGCCCAGCACCCTCCAGAGCCAGGGCCTAACTCCACAAGACCAAGCCATCGCTGACCGCCTAGCGCGGCTCCGTCAGGAAAACAAGCCCA AGTCGGTGCCCTCACAAGCCGAGATAGAGGCGCGACTAACCGCACTGAAGGGTGAAGTCCAGGGCTCCATCCCTTCcacagaggagatggagaatCGGCTTGCAGCGTTACAGGGCAGAGTGCTACCTTCTCACACTGCGAGAGCG GCACACCAGGCACCAGACACCAGGACCCAGGCTCAGCAGACACAGGATCTGCTCACACAGCTGGCAGCTGAAGTGGCTATTGATGAAAGCTGGGAACGAAGAAGCCCAG TGCCCTCCCTCCAGAATGACCTCAACAAGGGAGGTACAAGGAACCAGCACACAGATTCCCGGGGGCAGGCCAGCCCATccctggagaaggagaagagcagGTTGCTGGCTGAGGCTGCAGTTGAGCTACGGGAGGAGAACACGAGGCAGGAACGGTTCCTGGCTCTCGCCAAAAGATTGGCTGTACTTCAGGGACAGGACCCCAACAGAG TGACCCTCCAGGACTATCACCTaccagacagtgatgaggaggaggatgaagagacaGCCATCCAGAGAGTCCTGAAGCAG CTCACTGAGGAAGCTGCCCTGGATGAGGCATGTGGCTTTAACATCCCTGTGGAAGCAGCTCCCCGACCCCGGGCCCAAGCCAGCAGGGCAGAGACTGAG tctctgcctcctgggccccaggctgaggaagaagagcTCCCCTGGTGCTGTATCTGCAACGAGGATGCTACCCTGCGCTGTGCTGGCTGCGATGGAGACCTCTACTGTGCCCGCTGCTTCCG GGAGGGCCACGATAACTTTGATCTTAAAGAGCATCGGACTTCTGCATACCACCCCCGAACTGCTGGCCGAGAACACTGA